A genomic region of Candidatus Cybelea sp. contains the following coding sequences:
- the frr gene encoding ribosome recycling factor, with protein MSDPQFKEVEDKMHKCVEATRGEFASIRTGRASPALLDRLVVEAYGQPVPLKQVAGVSTPDSRTLLISAWDKGVVPEIRKAIDKSDLGLTPNVDGTSVRLVIPPLNEERRKDLAKLIKKKAEDGRVAVRNVRHHAHDDLKGQLKSSAITEDDNKRLQESLQRLTDRYVKEIDALVVAKEKEIMEV; from the coding sequence ATGTCCGATCCTCAATTCAAAGAAGTCGAAGATAAGATGCATAAGTGCGTCGAGGCGACGCGAGGTGAGTTTGCCTCGATTCGTACCGGCAGAGCCTCGCCGGCGCTGCTCGACCGGCTCGTCGTCGAGGCCTACGGGCAGCCGGTGCCGCTCAAACAAGTCGCCGGCGTCTCGACGCCCGATTCCCGGACGCTGCTGATCTCCGCGTGGGACAAAGGGGTCGTGCCCGAAATCCGCAAGGCGATCGACAAGAGCGATCTCGGCCTGACGCCCAACGTCGACGGCACTTCCGTTCGCCTGGTGATCCCGCCGCTCAACGAAGAACGGCGCAAAGACCTGGCAAAGCTCATTAAGAAGAAGGCGGAGGACGGCCGGGTGGCGGTTCGCAACGTGCGCCATCACGCGCACGACGATCTGAAAGGGCAGCTCAAATCTTCGGCGATCACCGAGGACGACAACAAGCGGCTGCAAGAGTCGCTGCAGCGGCTGACCGACCGGTACGTCAAGGAGATCGACGCACTGGTCGTCGCCAAAGAAAAAGAGATCATGGAAGTGTGA